The following proteins are encoded in a genomic region of Nomascus leucogenys isolate Asia chromosome 17, Asia_NLE_v1, whole genome shotgun sequence:
- the MYL7 gene encoding myosin regulatory light chain 2, atrial isoform isoform X2 yields the protein MASRKAGTRGKVAATKQAQRGSSNVFSMFEQAQIQEFKEAFSCIDQNRDGIICKADLRETYSQLGKVSVPEEELDAMLQEGKGPINFTVFLTLFGEKLNGTDPEEAILSAFRMFDPSGKGVVNKDEFKQLLLTQADKFSPAEVEQMFALTPMDLAGNIDYKSLCYIITHGDEKEE from the exons ATG GCCAGCAGGAAGGCGGGGACCCGGGGCAAGGTGGCAGCCACCAAGCAGGCCCAACGTGGTTCTTCCAACGTCTTTTCCATGTTTGAACAAGCCCagatccaggagttcaaggaa GCCTTCAGCTGTATCGACCAGAATCGTGATGGCATCATCTGCAAGGCAGACCTGAGGGAGACCTACTCCCAGCTGG ggAAGGTGAGTGTCCCAGAGGAGGAGCTGGACGCCATGCTGCAGGAGGGCAAGGGCCCCATCAACTTCACCGTCTTCCTCACGCTCTTTGGGGAGAAGCTCAACG ggacAGACCCCGAGGAAGCCATCCTGAGTGCCTTCCGCATGTTTGACCCCAGTGGCAAAGGGGTGGTGAACAAGGATGA gttcaagcagctTCTCCTGACTCAGGCAGACAAGTTCTCTCCAGCTGAG GTGGAGCAGATGTTCGCCCTGACACCCATGGACCTGGCGGGGAACATCGACTACAAGTCACTGTGCTACATCATCACTCATGGAGACGAGAAAGAGGAAtga
- the GCK gene encoding hexokinase-4 isoform X3: MKACFLVHTWHLLAVSSHGGKGKVEQILAEFQLQEEDLKKVMRRMQKEMDRGLRLETHEEASVKMLPTYVRSTPEGSEVGDFLSLDLGGTNFRVMLVKVGEGEEGQWSVKTKHQMYSIPEDAMTGTAEMLFDYISECISDFLDKHQMKHKKLPLGFTFSFPVRHEDIDKDFEMDVVAMVNDTVATMISCYYEDHQCEVGMIVGTGCNACYMEEMQNVELVEGDEGRMCVNTEWGAFGDSGELDEFLLEYDRLVDESSANPGQQLYEKLIGGKYMGELVRLVLLRLVDENLLFHGEASEQLRTRGAFETRFVSQVESDTGDRKQIYNILSTLGLRPSTTDCDIVRRACESVSTRAAHMCSAGLAGVINRMRESRSEDVMRITVGVDGSVYKLHPSFKERFHASVRRLTPSCEITFIESEEGSGRGAALVSAVACKKACMLGQ, encoded by the exons GTGGAGCAGATCCTGGCAGAGTTCCAGCTGCAGGAGGAGGACTTGAAGAAGGTGATGAGACGGATGCAGAAGGAGATGGACCGTGGCCTGAGGCTGGAGACCCATGAAGAGGCCAGTGTGAAGATGCTGCCCACCTACGTGCGCTCCACCCCAGAAGGCTCAG AAGTCGGGGACTTCCTCTCCCTGGACCTGGGTGGCACCAACTTCAGGGTGATGCTGGTGAAGGTGGGAGAAGGTGAGGAGGGGCAGTGGAGCGTGAAGACCAAACACCAGATGTACTCCATCCCTGAGGACGCCATGACCGGCACTGCTGAGATG CTTTTTGACTACATCTCTGAGTGCATCTCCGACTTCCTGGACAAGCATCAGATGAAGCACAAGAAGCTGCCCCTGGGCTTCACCTTCTCCTTTCCTGTGAGGCATGAAGACATCGATAAG GACTTCGAAATGGATGTGGTGGCAATGGTGAATGATACGGTGGCCACGATGATCTCCTGCTACTATGAAGACCATCAGTGCGAGGTCGGCATGATCGTGG GCACAGGCTGCAATGCCTGCTACATGGAGGAGATGCAGAATGTGGAGCTGGTGGAGGGGGACGAGGGCCGCATGTGCGTCAATACCGAGTGGGGCGCCTTCGGGGACTCCGGCGAGCTGGACGAGTTCCTGCTGGAGTATGACCGCCTGGTGGACGAGAGCTCTGCAAACCCCGGTCAGCAGCT GTATGAGAAGCTCATAGGTGGCAAGTACATGGGCGAGCTGGTGCGGCTCGTGCTGCTCAGGCTCGTGGACGAAAACCTGCTCTTCCACGGGGAGGCTTCCGAGCAGCTGCGCACACGCGGAGCCTTCGAGACGCGCTTCGTGTCGCAGGTGGAGAG CGACACGGGCGACCGCAAGCAGATCTACAACATCCTGAGCACGCTGGGGCTGCGACCCTCGACCACCGACTGCGACATCGTGCGCCGCGCCTGCGAGAGCGTGTCTACGCGCGCTGCGCACATGTGCTCAGCGGGGCTGGCGGGCGTCATCAACCGCATGCGCGAGAGCCGCAGCGAGGACGTAATGCGCATCACTGTGGGCGTGGATGGCTCCGTGTACAAGCTGCACCCCAG CTTCAAGGAGCGGTTCCACGCTAGCGTGCGCAGGCTGACGCCCAGCTGCGAGATCACCTTCATCGAGTCGGAGGAGGGCAGTGGCCGGGGCGCGGCCCTGGTCTCGGCGGTGGCCTGTAAGAAGGCCTGCATGCTGGGCCAGTGA
- the GCK gene encoding hexokinase-4 isoform X2 — protein MLDDRARMEAAKKEKVEQILAEFQLQEEDLKKVMRRMQKEMDRGLRLETHEEASVKMLPTYVRSTPEGSEVGDFLSLDLGGTNFRVMLVKVGEGEEGQWSVKTKHQMYSIPEDAMTGTAEMLFDYISECISDFLDKHQMKHKKLPLGFTFSFPVRHEDIDKGILLNWTKGFKASGAEGNNVVGLLRDAIKRRGDFEMDVVAMVNDTVATMISCYYEDHQCEVGMIVGTGCNACYMEEMQNVELVEGDEGRMCVNTEWGAFGDSGELDEFLLEYDRLVDESSANPGQQLYEKLIGGKYMGELVRLVLLRLVDENLLFHGEASEQLRTRGAFETRFVSQVESDTGDRKQIYNILSTLGLRPSTTDCDIVRRACESVSTRAAHMCSAGLAGVINRMRESRSEDVMRITVGVDGSVYKLHPSFKERFHASVRRLTPSCEITFIESEEGSGRGAALVSAVACKKACMLGQ, from the exons GTGGAGCAGATCCTGGCAGAGTTCCAGCTGCAGGAGGAGGACTTGAAGAAGGTGATGAGACGGATGCAGAAGGAGATGGACCGTGGCCTGAGGCTGGAGACCCATGAAGAGGCCAGTGTGAAGATGCTGCCCACCTACGTGCGCTCCACCCCAGAAGGCTCAG AAGTCGGGGACTTCCTCTCCCTGGACCTGGGTGGCACCAACTTCAGGGTGATGCTGGTGAAGGTGGGAGAAGGTGAGGAGGGGCAGTGGAGCGTGAAGACCAAACACCAGATGTACTCCATCCCTGAGGACGCCATGACCGGCACTGCTGAGATG CTTTTTGACTACATCTCTGAGTGCATCTCCGACTTCCTGGACAAGCATCAGATGAAGCACAAGAAGCTGCCCCTGGGCTTCACCTTCTCCTTTCCTGTGAGGCATGAAGACATCGATAAG GGCATCCTTCTCAACTGGACCAAGGGCTTCAAGGCCTCAGGAGCAGAAGGGAACAATGTCGTGGGGCTTCTGCGAGACGCTATCAAACGGAGAGGG GACTTCGAAATGGATGTGGTGGCAATGGTGAATGATACGGTGGCCACGATGATCTCCTGCTACTATGAAGACCATCAGTGCGAGGTCGGCATGATCGTGG GCACAGGCTGCAATGCCTGCTACATGGAGGAGATGCAGAATGTGGAGCTGGTGGAGGGGGACGAGGGCCGCATGTGCGTCAATACCGAGTGGGGCGCCTTCGGGGACTCCGGCGAGCTGGACGAGTTCCTGCTGGAGTATGACCGCCTGGTGGACGAGAGCTCTGCAAACCCCGGTCAGCAGCT GTATGAGAAGCTCATAGGTGGCAAGTACATGGGCGAGCTGGTGCGGCTCGTGCTGCTCAGGCTCGTGGACGAAAACCTGCTCTTCCACGGGGAGGCTTCCGAGCAGCTGCGCACACGCGGAGCCTTCGAGACGCGCTTCGTGTCGCAGGTGGAGAG CGACACGGGCGACCGCAAGCAGATCTACAACATCCTGAGCACGCTGGGGCTGCGACCCTCGACCACCGACTGCGACATCGTGCGCCGCGCCTGCGAGAGCGTGTCTACGCGCGCTGCGCACATGTGCTCAGCGGGGCTGGCGGGCGTCATCAACCGCATGCGCGAGAGCCGCAGCGAGGACGTAATGCGCATCACTGTGGGCGTGGATGGCTCCGTGTACAAGCTGCACCCCAG CTTCAAGGAGCGGTTCCACGCTAGCGTGCGCAGGCTGACGCCCAGCTGCGAGATCACCTTCATCGAGTCGGAGGAGGGCAGTGGCCGGGGCGCGGCCCTGGTCTCGGCGGTGGCCTGTAAGAAGGCCTGCATGCTGGGCCAGTGA
- the GCK gene encoding hexokinase-4 isoform X5, translating into MPRAAMGASLRPGSGPQPDTGDRKQIYNILSTLGLRPSTTDCDIVRRACESVSTRAAHMCSAGLAGVINRMRESRSEDVMRITVGVDGSVYKLHPSFKERFHASVRRLTPSCEITFIESEEGSGRGAALVSAVACKKACMLGQ; encoded by the exons ATGCCAAGAGCAGCGATGGGGGCGAGCCTGCGTCcgggcagtggtccccaacc CGACACGGGCGACCGCAAGCAGATCTACAACATCCTGAGCACGCTGGGGCTGCGACCCTCGACCACCGACTGCGACATCGTGCGCCGCGCCTGCGAGAGCGTGTCTACGCGCGCTGCGCACATGTGCTCAGCGGGGCTGGCGGGCGTCATCAACCGCATGCGCGAGAGCCGCAGCGAGGACGTAATGCGCATCACTGTGGGCGTGGATGGCTCCGTGTACAAGCTGCACCCCAG CTTCAAGGAGCGGTTCCACGCTAGCGTGCGCAGGCTGACGCCCAGCTGCGAGATCACCTTCATCGAGTCGGAGGAGGGCAGTGGCCGGGGCGCGGCCCTGGTCTCGGCGGTGGCCTGTAAGAAGGCCTGCATGCTGGGCCAGTGA
- the GCK gene encoding hexokinase-4 isoform X4, with protein MGELVRLVLLRLVDENLLFHGEASEQLRTRGAFETRFVSQVESDTGDRKQIYNILSTLGLRPSTTDCDIVRRACESVSTRAAHMCSAGLAGVINRMRESRSEDVMRITVGVDGSVYKLHPSFKERFHASVRRLTPSCEITFIESEEGSGRGAALVSAVACKKACMLGQ; from the exons ATGGGCGAGCTGGTGCGGCTCGTGCTGCTCAGGCTCGTGGACGAAAACCTGCTCTTCCACGGGGAGGCTTCCGAGCAGCTGCGCACACGCGGAGCCTTCGAGACGCGCTTCGTGTCGCAGGTGGAGAG CGACACGGGCGACCGCAAGCAGATCTACAACATCCTGAGCACGCTGGGGCTGCGACCCTCGACCACCGACTGCGACATCGTGCGCCGCGCCTGCGAGAGCGTGTCTACGCGCGCTGCGCACATGTGCTCAGCGGGGCTGGCGGGCGTCATCAACCGCATGCGCGAGAGCCGCAGCGAGGACGTAATGCGCATCACTGTGGGCGTGGATGGCTCCGTGTACAAGCTGCACCCCAG CTTCAAGGAGCGGTTCCACGCTAGCGTGCGCAGGCTGACGCCCAGCTGCGAGATCACCTTCATCGAGTCGGAGGAGGGCAGTGGCCGGGGCGCGGCCCTGGTCTCGGCGGTGGCCTGTAAGAAGGCCTGCATGCTGGGCCAGTGA
- the MYL7 gene encoding myosin regulatory light chain 2, atrial isoform isoform X1, which translates to MASRKAGTRGKVAATKQAQRGSSNVFSMFEQAQIQEFKEASPPPPIFPRAEGCSHLKAPIPQAFSCIDQNRDGIICKADLRETYSQLGKVSVPEEELDAMLQEGKGPINFTVFLTLFGEKLNGTDPEEAILSAFRMFDPSGKGVVNKDEFKQLLLTQADKFSPAEVEQMFALTPMDLAGNIDYKSLCYIITHGDEKEE; encoded by the exons ATG GCCAGCAGGAAGGCGGGGACCCGGGGCAAGGTGGCAGCCACCAAGCAGGCCCAACGTGGTTCTTCCAACGTCTTTTCCATGTTTGAACAAGCCCagatccaggagttcaaggaa gcctctcccccacctcccatctTCCCTAGAGCTGAGGGCTGCTCCCACCTGAAGGCCCCCATCCCACAGGCCTTCAGCTGTATCGACCAGAATCGTGATGGCATCATCTGCAAGGCAGACCTGAGGGAGACCTACTCCCAGCTGG ggAAGGTGAGTGTCCCAGAGGAGGAGCTGGACGCCATGCTGCAGGAGGGCAAGGGCCCCATCAACTTCACCGTCTTCCTCACGCTCTTTGGGGAGAAGCTCAACG ggacAGACCCCGAGGAAGCCATCCTGAGTGCCTTCCGCATGTTTGACCCCAGTGGCAAAGGGGTGGTGAACAAGGATGA gttcaagcagctTCTCCTGACTCAGGCAGACAAGTTCTCTCCAGCTGAG GTGGAGCAGATGTTCGCCCTGACACCCATGGACCTGGCGGGGAACATCGACTACAAGTCACTGTGCTACATCATCACTCATGGAGACGAGAAAGAGGAAtga
- the GCK gene encoding hexokinase-4 isoform X1, which produces MKACFLVHTWHLLAVSSHGGKGKVEQILAEFQLQEEDLKKVMRRMQKEMDRGLRLETHEEASVKMLPTYVRSTPEGSEVGDFLSLDLGGTNFRVMLVKVGEGEEGQWSVKTKHQMYSIPEDAMTGTAEMLFDYISECISDFLDKHQMKHKKLPLGFTFSFPVRHEDIDKGILLNWTKGFKASGAEGNNVVGLLRDAIKRRGDFEMDVVAMVNDTVATMISCYYEDHQCEVGMIVGTGCNACYMEEMQNVELVEGDEGRMCVNTEWGAFGDSGELDEFLLEYDRLVDESSANPGQQLYEKLIGGKYMGELVRLVLLRLVDENLLFHGEASEQLRTRGAFETRFVSQVESDTGDRKQIYNILSTLGLRPSTTDCDIVRRACESVSTRAAHMCSAGLAGVINRMRESRSEDVMRITVGVDGSVYKLHPSFKERFHASVRRLTPSCEITFIESEEGSGRGAALVSAVACKKACMLGQ; this is translated from the exons GTGGAGCAGATCCTGGCAGAGTTCCAGCTGCAGGAGGAGGACTTGAAGAAGGTGATGAGACGGATGCAGAAGGAGATGGACCGTGGCCTGAGGCTGGAGACCCATGAAGAGGCCAGTGTGAAGATGCTGCCCACCTACGTGCGCTCCACCCCAGAAGGCTCAG AAGTCGGGGACTTCCTCTCCCTGGACCTGGGTGGCACCAACTTCAGGGTGATGCTGGTGAAGGTGGGAGAAGGTGAGGAGGGGCAGTGGAGCGTGAAGACCAAACACCAGATGTACTCCATCCCTGAGGACGCCATGACCGGCACTGCTGAGATG CTTTTTGACTACATCTCTGAGTGCATCTCCGACTTCCTGGACAAGCATCAGATGAAGCACAAGAAGCTGCCCCTGGGCTTCACCTTCTCCTTTCCTGTGAGGCATGAAGACATCGATAAG GGCATCCTTCTCAACTGGACCAAGGGCTTCAAGGCCTCAGGAGCAGAAGGGAACAATGTCGTGGGGCTTCTGCGAGACGCTATCAAACGGAGAGGG GACTTCGAAATGGATGTGGTGGCAATGGTGAATGATACGGTGGCCACGATGATCTCCTGCTACTATGAAGACCATCAGTGCGAGGTCGGCATGATCGTGG GCACAGGCTGCAATGCCTGCTACATGGAGGAGATGCAGAATGTGGAGCTGGTGGAGGGGGACGAGGGCCGCATGTGCGTCAATACCGAGTGGGGCGCCTTCGGGGACTCCGGCGAGCTGGACGAGTTCCTGCTGGAGTATGACCGCCTGGTGGACGAGAGCTCTGCAAACCCCGGTCAGCAGCT GTATGAGAAGCTCATAGGTGGCAAGTACATGGGCGAGCTGGTGCGGCTCGTGCTGCTCAGGCTCGTGGACGAAAACCTGCTCTTCCACGGGGAGGCTTCCGAGCAGCTGCGCACACGCGGAGCCTTCGAGACGCGCTTCGTGTCGCAGGTGGAGAG CGACACGGGCGACCGCAAGCAGATCTACAACATCCTGAGCACGCTGGGGCTGCGACCCTCGACCACCGACTGCGACATCGTGCGCCGCGCCTGCGAGAGCGTGTCTACGCGCGCTGCGCACATGTGCTCAGCGGGGCTGGCGGGCGTCATCAACCGCATGCGCGAGAGCCGCAGCGAGGACGTAATGCGCATCACTGTGGGCGTGGATGGCTCCGTGTACAAGCTGCACCCCAG CTTCAAGGAGCGGTTCCACGCTAGCGTGCGCAGGCTGACGCCCAGCTGCGAGATCACCTTCATCGAGTCGGAGGAGGGCAGTGGCCGGGGCGCGGCCCTGGTCTCGGCGGTGGCCTGTAAGAAGGCCTGCATGCTGGGCCAGTGA